GTGCTCTTCGGCAGCCTGGGCGGGGGCAGCGCGACCTGGTGGGCGGTCCTGCTGACCGTCGGTCCGATCGGGTCGCTGGTGCTGGCCTGTCAGCGTCCGGTGCGGGAGTGGACCACTCGCTAGGTTGACGTGGTGCAGCTCACCGGGAGTCAGGCCGACGTCGTCGTGGTGGGGGCCGGCCTGGCCGGGCTGGTGGCCACCGCCGAGCTCGCCGACGCCGGCAAGCGGGTGCTGCTGCTGGACTCCGAACCCGAGGCGAACCTCGGTGGGCAGGCGTTCTGGAGCTTCGGCGGCCTCTTCCTGGTCGACTCACCCGAGCAGCGCCGCCTCCGGGTGAAGGACTCCCTGGAGCTGGCCCGGCAGGACTGGGCCGGCACCGCGTCCTTCGACCGGCCCGAGGACCACTGGCCCCGGCAGTGGGCCGAGGCCTACCTGCAGTTCGCCGCGGGGGAGAAGCGCTCCTGGCTGCACCAGCAGGGCGTGCGGTTCTTCCCGGTCGTCGGCTGGGCCGAGCGCGGCGGCTACGGGGCGACCGGGCACGGCAACTCGGTGCCCCGGTTCCACGTCGTCTGGGGCACCGGTCCCGGCATCGTCGAGCCCTTCGCCCGCCGCGTGCGGGCGGCCGCCGAGCGTGGGCTGGTCGAGCTGCGGTTCCGGCACCGGGTCACCGGGCTCGTGGTGGACGGCGGCGCGGTGACCGGCGTGCGCGGGGACGTGCTCGAGCCCAGCGCGGCCGCCCGCGGCGAGGCCACCTCGCGCACGCCGGTCGCCGACTTCGAGATCGGTGCGCAGGCCGTGGTGGTCACCGCCGGCGGCATCGGGGCCAACCACGACCTGGTGCGGGCGAACTGGCCGGCCCGGCTGGGCCCGGCGCCGCGGCGGCTGCTGTCCGGCGTCCCGGCGCACGTGGACGGCGCGATGTTGCAGGCCACCGAGGCCGCCGGCGCCAGCGTGGTCAACCCCGACCGGATGTGGCACTACACCGAGGGCATCACCAACTGGGACCCGGTCTGGGCCCGGCACGGCATCCGGATCCTGCCCGGGCCCTCCTCGCTGTGGCTCGACGCCACCGGGAAGCGGCTGCCCGGGCCGCTGTACCCCGGGTTCGACACCCTGGGCACGCTCGCGCACATCGGGGGCACCGGCCACGAGCACACCTGGTTCGTGCTCAACCAGAAGATCGTGGAGAAGGAGTTCACCCTCTCCGGGTCCGAGCAGAACCCCGACCTGACGAACAAGGACCTGAAGCTCCTGCTCACCCGGGTGCGCGGCGGCCCGGCGGCCCCGGTGCAGGCCTTCCTGGACCACGGCGAGGACTTCGTCACCGCCCCCACCGTCGCCGAGCTGGTGGCCGGGATGAACCGGGTCATCGGCGGCACCCCGCACCTGGACGCCGCGGCGGTCGAGGCCGAGATCGTCGCGCGGGACCGGGAGACCGAGAACGGCTTCAGCAAGGACGGCCAGGTCAACGCCATCCGTGCGGCGCGGGCGTTCCTCGGCGACAAGCTGATCCGGGTGGTGCCGCCGCACCGGCTGCTCGACCCGGCGGCCGGCCCGCTGATCGCCGTCCGGCTCAACCTGCTGACCCGCAAGACCCTCGGCGGGCTGGAGACCGACCTGTCGGGACGGGTGCTGCAGCCCGGCGGCGCGGTGTTCCCGGGGCTGTACGCGGCCGGGGAGATCGCCGGGTTCGGTGGCGGTGGGATGCACGGGTACCGCTCGCTGGAGGGCACCTTCCTCGGCGGTTGCCTCTTCTCCGGCCGGGTCGCCGGCCGAGCGGTCGCCGCCGCCCTCTGACCGCGGCTCAGCCCGCGACGGCCACCTGGTCGCGGCCGCCGGCCTTCGCCCGGTAGAGGGCGGCGTCCGCGGCGGAGAACGCCTCGGCGCTCTCCCCGGGGCCCGGGCTCGTCGGGCGGGCTGCGTGCACGCCCACGCTCACGGTGAGCCCGGCCTCCGCGGTGTCGGCGGGTGCCTGGGCGCGGGCCCCGCGGGCGTCGGTGAGGAGCCGGGTCGCGATGGACGCCGCGCCCTCGGCGTCGGTCCCCGGGAGCAGCAGGCCGAACTCGTCCCCACCCAGCCGCGCCGCGAGGTCACCGGGACGACGCAGCGCCGCGCTCAGCAGCCCGGCGACCACGACCAGGGCACGGTCCCCGGCGGCGTGGCCGAAGGTGTCGTTGACCTGCTTGAAGTGGTCGACGTCCACCACCACCAGGCCCAGCGGGGTGCCCTCGCGCGCGCAGCGCTCCCACTCCCG
This sequence is a window from Geodermatophilaceae bacterium NBWT11. Protein-coding genes within it:
- a CDS encoding FAD-binding dehydrogenase encodes the protein MQLTGSQADVVVVGAGLAGLVATAELADAGKRVLLLDSEPEANLGGQAFWSFGGLFLVDSPEQRRLRVKDSLELARQDWAGTASFDRPEDHWPRQWAEAYLQFAAGEKRSWLHQQGVRFFPVVGWAERGGYGATGHGNSVPRFHVVWGTGPGIVEPFARRVRAAAERGLVELRFRHRVTGLVVDGGAVTGVRGDVLEPSAAARGEATSRTPVADFEIGAQAVVVTAGGIGANHDLVRANWPARLGPAPRRLLSGVPAHVDGAMLQATEAAGASVVNPDRMWHYTEGITNWDPVWARHGIRILPGPSSLWLDATGKRLPGPLYPGFDTLGTLAHIGGTGHEHTWFVLNQKIVEKEFTLSGSEQNPDLTNKDLKLLLTRVRGGPAAPVQAFLDHGEDFVTAPTVAELVAGMNRVIGGTPHLDAAAVEAEIVARDRETENGFSKDGQVNAIRAARAFLGDKLIRVVPPHRLLDPAAGPLIAVRLNLLTRKTLGGLETDLSGRVLQPGGAVFPGLYAAGEIAGFGGGGMHGYRSLEGTFLGGCLFSGRVAGRAVAAAL